TGCTTATAATTTCCACTAACGCCGGATTATGGAGTTATAACATTGGAGACACGATTGCATTTACATCGCTTTCTCCTTATAGGGTAGTGGTTACTGGAAGAATAAAGCATTTTATTTCGGCTTTTGGTGAACATGTTATAGGAAAAGAAGTTGAAGAGTCTCTTCAGCACGCTGTGAAATTATCGGATGCCCTGGTTAAGGAGTTTACCGTTGCTCCACAGGTAAATCCTGAAGATGGTGCACTGCCCTATCATGAATGGTTTATTGAGTTTGAAAAAGAACCTGTCGATATGGAAAGTTTTGCGGACGAGCTTGACCAGGAAATGCAGCGTCAGAACTCCTATTATTTTGATCTTTTACAAGGAAATATTCTTCAGCGACTAATTATCAGGCGAGTTCAAAAAAACGGATTTGATCAGTATATGAGATCTGTTGGAAAGTTAGGTGGCCAGAATAAGATTCCAAGGCTTTCGAATGATCGCAAGATCGCAGATCGACTTGCTACAAGGATTGACTAGATCTTCAGCGTTTGTAATTAATAAGTAAGGCCGGAACTCATTTGAGTTCCGGCCTTTTTTTCAGTATTTCAGGAACTAATAAATCTTAGCCTGATCAGCTCCTATTTTTTTGCCAGCAGATCCCGGATCTCAGCAAGCAATTCTTCCTGACTTGGTCCAGCAGGTGCCGGAGGAGCCTCTTCTTTCTTTTTGTTTAATTTATTGACCGCCTTTACAATTAGGAACATGACAAATGCGACAATAATGAAATCAATTACATTGGTAATAAAATCACCGTATAATACGGCTACTGTGCCTTCTACGACACCTTCTGCATTTTCAACTCCTTCTTTTATGATCCATTTGAGGTCTTTAAGGTCTGATTGGAATACCAGTCCAATAAGCGGAGAAACGATTCCCCCGGTAAACGACGTGACAACGCTTTTGAAGGCCGCACCCATAACAAAACCAACGGCAATGTCAACGAGGTTGCCTTTTAAAGCAAATTCTTTGAATTCTTTTAGCATGACTTTAAGATTTGTGTTTGTTACAACGAAGATACTAAAAAATCTACTTTAAAACCCGCTTAACCCTGTTGCCCCAGGCAGTTAGAATCTCATAACTTATGGAATCGGCGTGATCCGCCATTTGAAGTATATCCTCCCGACTGTTAAAAATAATCACTTCATCTCCTTCCTTGCATGGAATATCTGTTACATCGATCATGATCATATCCATACATACATTTCCTATGACCGGAGATTTGTGGCCATGTATTGAAACATAAGTTTTCCCATTACCAAGGCTTCTGAAAAATCCATCAGCATGACCGAGGGGAAGGGTTGCGGTTTTTATATTTCTTTTCGCATGAAACCCTCTGTTATAGCCAACACTTTCACCCTTTTTAAGTTGATGAATCTGAGAAATAACCGTCTTAAGCGTCAAAACGTTTTTAAGGTTTGCATTTTTTTCAATTAGATTGGTAAAACCGTATAGTCCCAATCCTAACCTTACCATGTCAAAATGTGTCTCAGGATAGTTTAGGATCCCTGAGGTATTGCTCATGTGCCTTATAGGGCGATATCCTAACCTTGAGGTAAATGACGAACAAATTGACTTGAATTTTTCGATCTGAGCCAATGAAAATTCCTTTTCCTCTTCATCTTCCGAGGCAACAAGATGTGAGAAGATACTTTTCACATGAACAACGCTTTGTTCCATAAGATTTTTACAGACAAAATCTATGTCAGAAGCATCGAAACCCAAACGATTCAGGCCGGTATTAAATTTTAAATGAACCGGGTAATTATCCAGACCTTTATCATGCGCAATTTTTAAAAATCCTTCAAGCATCCGCCTGCTGTACAAATTTGGTTCAAGATTATAGCGGCAAATTGTTTCGAGATTCTGAAGTTGAGGATGAAGAACAAGTATGGGCGTCGATATTCCTGAATTTCGTAATGCAATTCCTTCATCGGTATAGGCGACTGCGAAATAATCCACTTTTAATTTTTCAAGGGCCTTCGCCATAAGAACGGCGTCAGAACCATAGCCGGAAGCTTTTACAACCGCCAGGATCTTAGTTTCCGGATTCAATTCAGAACGAAAAAAATTCAGGTTGTGTTCGATAGAGGAAAGATCGATTTCCAGGACCGTTGGGCTGTTATTCATTAGGTTCTTTTGAAATTCGCTTTTCAGCTTCTTTTTCCTTTTGTCTTTCTTTGAAAAATGCAGCTCTGCTCAGGGGTTCATATTCATGAACCTCTCCAAGAACTACTAACCTGTCATCTGGAATTGTTCTATGGCTGTAATTAGCCAGGTTTCCTGTTTTTGTGCATACAGCGTGAACTTTTGTTACATATTCAGCTGTTGCCATCAAGGCCGGCATCGGGCCAAAGGGGTTTCCTTTGAAATCCATATCAAGGCCGGCTACGATCACCCGGACTCCTCGGTTTGCCAAATCATTACAAACATTAACTATTTCATCATCGAAAAACTGGGCTTCATCAATGCCAACTACATCAATGTTTGTAGCCAGTATCCTTATATTTGCGGAAGAAGGAACCGGAGTGCAGCGAATTTCATTTTCATCATGAGATACTACCAATTCGTCTGAATACCTGGTATCAACCGCCGGCTTAAAAATCTCAACACTTTGCTTGGCAAACTGCGCTCTTTTAAGTCTTCTAATAAGCTCTTCCGTCTTACCGGAAAACATAGAACCACAGATCACTTCAATCCATCCAAATTTTTCTGTATGATTAACCGTATTTTCTAAAAACATATGAGAACCTTTCCGAGTATAGTGAGAAATTCATCCTTAAATCTGTAACAAAAGTAATGAAATTCTTTAGTAGTATTTTCTTTTGAAAAAGTTAATTTCGTATCTTTCTCGCTCAGCGAACTCTACCTGCAAAAATTTGCAACTATGAAAGATAATTTGATCGAAGAGCTTAAGTCTCTTGCTGAAAAGATATTGAATGAAGATGCCCTGAATGATCTGGAATCAAGCCTTGAGCTGTCTCGATCCCTGCACGAAAAACTTTTAATATTGAATCATCTTCAATTAAATGAGGTGTCAGAAGCCACTCAGGAAGCCACTCAGGAAGCTACTCAGGATAAGAAAGAGGAATATGTGTTGGAGGAAACAATTGAGATATTGGAGGATATCAACTTGGATCCTGATAAGAATAACGAACCCGAAACGCCGATTTTAGATAAAGAACCCGTCCAGGATCAATTTGATCAAAAGGAAGAGGAAGAACCTCTTACGCTGAGTGATTTGTTCGTTCCTACTTTTGACGAGATTAAAGATGATTTTAGTCAAAAATCTGAATTTAAAGATACCATTTCCCTGGATGAAACTGAGAATATGTTTCAGGTAAAAAAGGAAGCTTCGAAACAACTTTCACTGAATGACAAACTATTGGGAAACAGCATTCAAGTAGGCTTGAATGACAGAATTGCCTTTGTCAATAAACTATTTAATTTTAGCCAGTCAGATTTTAACAAGGTTTTAGCTCGTTTGAATGATTGTGAGTCAAAAGAAGAGGCCTTTAACTACTTTCAGTATCAGGTAAAACCAAATTATAACTGGAAGGGGAAAGAAGAACTGGAAGATCGTTTGAAGAGCTTAATTGAAAGAAAGTTTCTATAGTTAGCGCTTCTTTCTTTCTCGTTTTTCCTTTCTTTTGAGCTTTCTTTTTTTCTTTGCTTCTTCCTTTTCAATGGTCATCCCAAAAGGAGCTATGGTATTTACAATTCCGTTTTGAATCGTTTTCCATAAGTAATTTCCGAATCCCTTATATATCACCCTTTCGAATTTCATGGTGGCCTCTCTGAATTCCCCATTGTTACCCGGATTCGATTTATATAAAAGGTTGTTAACCGACCAGCTCAGAAATTTATTCTTTTCTGAATGGTCCGCTTTATAAACTTTTGCTTCCAGATCTTTATAGGTCATCTTTAGCGTCCCTTTAGAATTATAGTTGTTGGCTGAGGCCTGAAAATATAAACTTTCAACACTTCCATTAAGGACCTGAAGGCCCAAAGCAGGAATTAAAGCAGAGTCATAATAACTAAGACTGGAAGGCCCCATATATCCACTAAAGAAAAAAGTGTTGTTTCCGTCTTTGAGTGGCAAAATCATATCGACATTCAGCCTGGCTTTGTTCATAAGCTTAGCCGATAAATCAATTTTAAGAGGTACTTTTCGCAAAGATTTGATGGAGGTAATATTAAAGAGGTTTGATCTCACTTCATCAAGTGTAACCCGCATGAGAAAACCGTGATTAAGTTTTTCTTCGTAACCCAGTTTACTATCAAATATTGCCATTTTATGAATTAAAAATGGTTGTTTTAGAGTTTTTAGATGTTGGTGGGGTAACTGTGGCCTTTTCTTGAGATCAAAAGGTTTTCTTTTATCCTTATAAATTTCAAGATCAGCATTGTATACCTGTATGCTGTCAATAAAAACCCCTTCGTTCTGAATGAGCTTCACAGTATTTACATTGAATACCTTGACCTCCTTAATATTCAGATCATAAATTTCGTCATTGTAGATATAAGAATTTGCCAGAGTCAGTTTATTAACCATGGGTTTGAACTTTAAGTCCTTGATCTGAAGGTGATCATCACCAAAATGATATTTTATACTTCCAGCCGAGAAAGCGTATTTTGAATTTGGGAAATCAACATGAATTCGACTTATTTCGAGGAGTTCATTAATGGGTTTAACTTTAAAATAATTAGGTGAAACTTCGTTAAGTTTAAATCCTGAAACTTCAAAGTTTAGTGGTTTGTTCGCAAAAGAAATTTTATCTTGTTGTATATCAACCAACTGAACCTTTAGATTTGAAAACTTGATCATATCAATTTGTAATCCTTCTATTTGCTTCAACTCGATCGAATCGAGTTCAAAGGAGCTTTCATCCAATTTTTTTCTAGATTCAGAATTAGTTGAATAAAACTTAATCATTGGATCATCAATGATCAGTTTGTTGACCTTGATTTCCTTTGAGAACAATAAAGGTGTCAGTTGTAACCCTCTGAATTTAAGCCTGGAGATTGATATTTTCGTTAAGCTATTTCTTTCAAGGCTTTTATTTTTCAGCATTTCAAAAACTGAATCTTTGGGTTTCAGCTCTATGTCAGAGAAAACGACAGAACGGTCGAATAAACTGAATTTCGTTCTTTTGATTGAGAAATAATAGTACTCGATGTTCTGTTTTTCAAGTAAATCGGTTACTTTTTCCGATAAAACTCTTGAAATGATGACACTTCCCAGAAGCAGAACTAATGCTAAAGAGATAATTATTCCCAAGCTGACCTTATGTTTTCTTTTCAGTTTCAAATTTGGAAAATAGTAAAATGGAATTGAGCAATGCGTCTATTAATGCTTATACTCAAAATGTTCTTTTAAAGCGTTGAGATTTTTTTTATCACTTCCAATGAATATTTTATTGTCATCAACAATTACAGGCCTTTTTAAAAAGGTGTAGTCGCTTAGGATCAATTGTTTATAATCCAATTCACTAAGAATTTGATCTTTAAGCCCCATTGCCTTATATTTTTTTGCCCTTCGACTAAACAAAGACTCATAACTTCCTGAAAGACCCTTTAGTTCATCCAGTTGATCGTTGTTTAAAGCTTCGCTTTTTATTTCCTGAAAGGTAAATCCTTCGGTGGAAATTGACTTAATGATTCTTTTACAGGTGTCACAGGTTTTAAGGAAGTAAATTTTTTTCATTTATATTGTGACTTAAGCAATTGTTAAGAATAAAGTTACTTATTTTTGAACAATTTTATAGTTTATGGAGAAATTATTTGAAACTGCTATTTTCACAAGACGGTCGATGTTAAAGATTCTCGAGGGTAAAACCTATGAGGAGCTGGTCAGAATTCCAGAGGGATTTAACAATTCTCTTTTTTGGAATATCGCACACCTGTTGATCACACAACAGTTGTTATTTTATAAGTTGTCCGGTAAAAGCCTGATGATTGATACCGAATTGGTGGCTAAATACGGCAAGGGCAGCATAGCCACTGAAAAAATAAGTACATACGATATTGATTATGTGAAGGACCATCTGGTATCAGCCATGGAAAAAACCAAGGAAGACCATGAGAAAGGGCTTTTCGATAACATGGAAACTTATAAGACCAGTACAGGAATCGAATTAAGAAATATTGAAGACGTAATTAGTTTCAGTACATTTCACGATGGAATTCATCTGGGAATAGTACTGGCTCTTTTAAAAGTGATATAAAGCAGCCTATGAAGTTTAATACAAAAGTGATTCACGGAAATCAGGAACATGATCCCAGTACAGGGGCTGTTATGCCTCCTATATATCAAACCTCGACATATGCTCAAAGCACACCTGGAGCGCACAAAGGCTATGAATATTCCAGAACCGGAAATCCAACGAGAACAGCACTTGAGAATGCTATGGCGAGTATTGAAAACGGGAATTATGGCTTGGGATTTGCCTCCGGGCTTTCAGCAATAGATGCCATTATTAAATTATTAAAACCAGGAGATGAGGTTATTTCTACCAATGATCTTTATGGAGGTACTTTCAGATTATTTACTCAAGTATTCAGGGCCTATGGAATTAAGTTTCACTTTGTTGGAATGGACCAGGAAGGAGAAATAGAAAAGAAAATTAATCCGAACACCAAGTTGATCTGGTTAGAAACACCTACAAATCCAATGCTTAATATTATTGATATTAAGTCATGTTCTGAGATTTCGAAAAAACATAATTTACTTTTAGTAGTTGACAATACCTTTGCTACTCCTTATTTGCAGAGACCCCTTGATCTGGGCGCGGATATTGTTATGCATTCGGCAACAAAATACCTGGGTGGCCATTCAGATGTTGTAATGGGGACATTGGTCGTTAATGATAAAGAACTGGCTGAAAAACTCTATTTTCTTCAGAATGCCAGTGGCGCAGTTTGTGGCCCTATGGATAGTTTTTTGGTTTTAAGAGGAATCAAGACACTTCACGTTCGTATGCAGAGACATTGTGAAAACGGGCGAGCCGTGGCGGAGTATCTCAGGAATCATGAAAAAATTGGAAGGGTTTACTGGCCGGGTTTTAAGGACCATCCTAATCACGAGATCGCAGCAAGTCAAATGAATGATTTTGGCGGAATGGTCTCATTTTCGATTAAAGGTGACGATCAAAAAGATGCCATAAAAGTGCTTGAAAACCTTAAAATCTTTACGCTCGCAGAATCTTTGGGTGGTGTGGAATCCTTGAGCGGGCATCCGGCAAGTATGACTCATTCATCAATTCCAAAGGAAGAGCGTCAAAAGACAGGAGTCATTGATTCCTTGATCAGGCTAAGTGTTGGAATTGAAGATAAAGAAGACCTGTTATCCGACCTTGAACAGGCGTTGACACTGGTTTAATATTTACCAAAAACATAGATTACACCGGCGTTCACGAACACCATGGTATCGTTATTCTTATTACCTGGGTCATCGGGTGCATTTAATCCTTCAACCACGTCAGAAAAATAATATTGATACCTTCCTTCTAAGGAAAAATCAAGTTTTTCTAGTCCAAAACGGACTCCGAGACCTGCAGAGGCTGAAAAAATATTTTCAGAATCCAGAAACACGGCTCCTTCCTGCCATTTATCAATTAATTGGGTATAGGGTTCAAATTGACCTTTTAGGGAAACTTCATCTACAAGTATATCTGGCTGAGAATAACTATAGTGAACACCAAGACTTACAAAAGGATTTATGGTTCCTGAACTTCTGTAAAAACTCGTATAATCCTCAAGTTGAAATAGGTAATATTCCAAATTCAGTCCAATACTAAAAAGCCTTATCTGAGCCTTCATGGCATCTAATTTTTCAGCAACCTCTGACGAACTGACATCGCCTTCAAATTTTACATTTGTATTATTAATGTAGGAGAGTTCCGTTTTTAGCTTGAAGTGTTCACTGAAATATGTAGAACCACTTCTCCAATTATACTGACTTCCAAAAAATTTCAGATAGTAAGAAGCCCCAAAGGCGAGAGAGGCTTGAGTCTCTGCAGAAAACTCTGTACTTAATCCCATGTCCGTCTGAAAAAAGGCCGGTCCAAAAAATACCCCAACTTCATGACTAAAATTCGTCTGCGCTCGCGAATTTGTAAAAAAGAAGAAAAGTAGTATTACATAAAGTTTGAGTAAAGGTTTCTTCATGGTTCAGTTATAATTTAGAAACAATGTAGCACAAATATAAAAAAGAAAATGCTTAATTCTTTTTTTTATAAACAAAAAACTTAAAAAACAAAGATTTATTGTTCCCGAAGCTCAATATTTGGGTCCCAGAATAAGTCTTTGAAGTTGACAATAAGGTTTTTTTCTACCCTAATATTTTCATTTTCCAAGAGTTGCTGCATCAGATTTGTTCCTTCAAAATGATGCTTTCCTGTTAGCACACCGTTTCGATTCACTACCCTGTGGG
This DNA window, taken from Lutimonas zeaxanthinifaciens, encodes the following:
- the mscL gene encoding large-conductance mechanosensitive channel protein MscL, whose amino-acid sequence is MLKEFKEFALKGNLVDIAVGFVMGAAFKSVVTSFTGGIVSPLIGLVFQSDLKDLKWIIKEGVENAEGVVEGTVAVLYGDFITNVIDFIIVAFVMFLIVKAVNKLNKKKEEAPPAPAGPSQEELLAEIRDLLAKK
- the alr gene encoding alanine racemase gives rise to the protein MNNSPTVLEIDLSSIEHNLNFFRSELNPETKILAVVKASGYGSDAVLMAKALEKLKVDYFAVAYTDEGIALRNSGISTPILVLHPQLQNLETICRYNLEPNLYSRRMLEGFLKIAHDKGLDNYPVHLKFNTGLNRLGFDASDIDFVCKNLMEQSVVHVKSIFSHLVASEDEEEKEFSLAQIEKFKSICSSFTSRLGYRPIRHMSNTSGILNYPETHFDMVRLGLGLYGFTNLIEKNANLKNVLTLKTVISQIHQLKKGESVGYNRGFHAKRNIKTATLPLGHADGFFRSLGNGKTYVSIHGHKSPVIGNVCMDMIMIDVTDIPCKEGDEVIIFNSREDILQMADHADSISYEILTAWGNRVKRVLK
- a CDS encoding thymidine kinase — translated: MFLENTVNHTEKFGWIEVICGSMFSGKTEELIRRLKRAQFAKQSVEIFKPAVDTRYSDELVVSHDENEIRCTPVPSSANIRILATNIDVVGIDEAQFFDDEIVNVCNDLANRGVRVIVAGLDMDFKGNPFGPMPALMATAEYVTKVHAVCTKTGNLANYSHRTIPDDRLVVLGEVHEYEPLSRAAFFKERQKEKEAEKRISKEPNE
- a CDS encoding arsenate reductase family protein, with translation MKKIYFLKTCDTCKRIIKSISTEGFTFQEIKSEALNNDQLDELKGLSGSYESLFSRRAKKYKAMGLKDQILSELDYKQLILSDYTFLKRPVIVDDNKIFIGSDKKNLNALKEHFEYKH
- a CDS encoding DinB family protein; the protein is MEKLFETAIFTRRSMLKILEGKTYEELVRIPEGFNNSLFWNIAHLLITQQLLFYKLSGKSLMIDTELVAKYGKGSIATEKISTYDIDYVKDHLVSAMEKTKEDHEKGLFDNMETYKTSTGIELRNIEDVISFSTFHDGIHLGIVLALLKVI
- a CDS encoding THC0290_0291 family protein, whose translation is MKKPLLKLYVILLFFFFTNSRAQTNFSHEVGVFFGPAFFQTDMGLSTEFSAETQASLAFGASYYLKFFGSQYNWRSGSTYFSEHFKLKTELSYINNTNVKFEGDVSSSEVAEKLDAMKAQIRLFSIGLNLEYYLFQLEDYTSFYRSSGTINPFVSLGVHYSYSQPDILVDEVSLKGQFEPYTQLIDKWQEGAVFLDSENIFSASAGLGVRFGLEKLDFSLEGRYQYYFSDVVEGLNAPDDPGNKNNDTMVFVNAGVIYVFGKY
- a CDS encoding cystathionine gamma-synthase, producing MKFNTKVIHGNQEHDPSTGAVMPPIYQTSTYAQSTPGAHKGYEYSRTGNPTRTALENAMASIENGNYGLGFASGLSAIDAIIKLLKPGDEVISTNDLYGGTFRLFTQVFRAYGIKFHFVGMDQEGEIEKKINPNTKLIWLETPTNPMLNIIDIKSCSEISKKHNLLLVVDNTFATPYLQRPLDLGADIVMHSATKYLGGHSDVVMGTLVVNDKELAEKLYFLQNASGAVCGPMDSFLVLRGIKTLHVRMQRHCENGRAVAEYLRNHEKIGRVYWPGFKDHPNHEIAASQMNDFGGMVSFSIKGDDQKDAIKVLENLKIFTLAESLGGVESLSGHPASMTHSSIPKEERQKTGVIDSLIRLSVGIEDKEDLLSDLEQALTLV